ACCTTCCTCCGTAGCCTCTGCCATGGCACCTCACGGAGCCAAGCCAGTCCggtgcagcaccagcagcacatTCTCCACCAAACTTCTGCCCATGCAGACCAATGCAGAGTTTGtccccagtgctcagcacctTAGCTCAGGAGGGAGGTTCCCACCTCTCAGAGACCATTCTCAATGTCTTCCAAGCAATAGCTCCTAACCAAACCCTGGCAATGTGTCCAGGCAATAATTCTTCCAGGGTGAAATCCTGCAAGTTCAGCAATGTACAGGGCTCTCCGGTCTCTGTTTTCCCCTTGATGAGACAACACAAACCCAGGCTGATTGCGACAGCTCTTTGTCATGTGTGATCAGCAAGGGAAAGAGTTGTGCTTGAGCAGCACCTGCCTCATCTAGCTGACCTGTTCTGAAGACCGCATCTGCCTCCATGCTAACTCCTGAGCAGACAGAGCTTTATCATCCTCTGCCTCAGCACCTGTGAAAGGCTAGCAGGGCAGATGTGGAAGGAGAGCTCTACCACATCCTCTCCATGGATGACTCTATTGCATCAGGCTAGAACAGTGCAAGACACAAGCTTTTTTCCTCAGTAACCAAGATTAGACCATGAATAAGAGGAATTAGCTAAAGGTCAAGCCAGCTAGAACAAGAATAATGAACACAAGCTTAAGGAACAGCTGTGTGCAATTGCTCAGAGTACAGCAGATTGTGTCCTTTTTTTGACTcagtggctggggaaggcagaaatGTTAGCAGTGGCCAAGAGCACTTCTGGCTGGGGGGCTACAAGACCCATCATATAGCAAACACCTGGTTTCTCTGCCCTGCATCCCCTCAGTCACACACAAAACAGATAAGTACTGCCTTTGATCCCTAACTCTGATAGGTACAACCGTGCTGCCCCTCTTGCAAGAAGGTCCCTCGCTCCTGAAGTTAATGTGATGTGCCCTGGTACCTCCAGTCCCAGCAGACAAAGGCTTCTCCTCAGAGTCTTAGACCCTGTAATTAACCCTTGGCCTGTCAGACCAAAAGGAGCTGGGACACATTGACCTTTGGAACCTGTTGGAAAGTTCAATTAACTTCAAGGGCCTTTTCTGGGAGCTTTAGTTGAGGAAACAAAGAGCTCAGAGAAGTGCTGGAACACTGTCATCAAATTGTTCTGAACATCTCTATTTTTAGAAGGGTGAAGGAGagaaggagctgaagacaatGCCTCAGAGCCCCAGCGCATGGGATGGCAGCAGTAGTCATGGGCCTCTCTCAACCCCAAGCCTGAGCCAGAGGAAGAAAGGGGGTGGTGATGATGGTGGTGGTAGcaactttctttccctttttttttttaattttattttttttaagagatgaaGTTCCATTTTCACCACCCCACCCCCATGGTCAGAAAATGAGACCCACAGATAGAGCTGAAGATAATGGCAGGTTGCCATGGAAATGTGCATTTAGTCTCACTGTTTCCATGGCAACTGAAAGACATACCATTCTGTTCCTCTGAAGGATGCCAAAGGTAAATGAGCACTGATTAAAACAGGGGCACAAACTTGGGCTCTAATCAACCACAAAGACTAGGGCCATAAACTCTTATTGCTCAAGCAGGAAATATTAAGAGCCACACAAGTGCTGGGAAGGCCAGAGGCAGGAAGCACTGTGCACAAACTGCTCCCCACAGGGTGAGGAATCACAGCCTTGGAGTAATAGCCCATCTCACTGTCATGAACAGCTTCAGCTGCCTCACCACGGTGTTTCTGTCCATGGCTGGATGCTAAGCGCACCCCAAGTCCATGATCTACTGAGCTCTTTCCTGGGCAGGTATCTGCACAGATCAAAGCCAGTTGCAgcctaatcctggaaaccatgcAGAGCAACATATTTCTCAGAACCCAGCAAGATTCAAACTGCACTATTAATCCTATAGCTAGCCCCTAACAGCGTTTGGTTCAAGAATTCATCCTctttaaaaaaggcaataaaaagatTACCCAAATGAAAGAGTTTGATACAATACAGGTGGCTGCAGTTTATTCTCACCAATCCTTGAATTATGGTTCTTTTTCCAGGCTGGCTGACAGTTGTGTCAAACACACTGTTACACAAGGTTATCCCCTTTCTCTGCTGCTAGTCTCCCCAGCAGCTACAGCCCATTCCAGAGAAGCATGGCGAACACTGGGCAAGAGCTTCAGCTGGTATACGTGAAAACAGGCAAAGAGAACAAAGCATCAAAATGGTGCACATCCAATCACACCCTCTGTCAATGAATCCAACTGCTGTGTTTTCTAGTGGAGATAGCGTGCAGTCTGGTCCTCAAGCATGTTATAGCGCTCACCCTGCAAATACAGCACGCTTGCTCTGATTTCAGTGAACTCCACTGGCCAGCCCCAGCTAATGGTATGAATAGTGGGGTTTATATCACTGTTTTTTTACTTCCAACTGCCGGTGCACGTTTGAAACACTTGCAAGGCTGAAGACAATCTTGATACAAAAGCATTTGCCTTCACAGTGTAGGACACAGATGAGTGAAGCCTTCTTTCATGTACTTCTGCCTTCCTATTATTGCCTCCTCCACCGTTCAGCGATTCCTCCCCCAAGTGCTGGATTCAGGCAAATCCTAAGGGAGCAGGAAATTACACTACTGTGTGGGGGAAGCAGAAGCCCCAGTGGGTGTCATCTGGGGGGTACTGGCTCCTCACCCCTTAGCTGTCTTCCTGACTCACCCAACAGCCATGTACAGGCTGAACTTAAGtgaaatttcaattaaaatttgaGGGTGAGAGGGCCAGTTGTTCCCCCAACATCCACCCTAGGTGCTGGCCCTTGGTCTTATAGGAACCACTCATCCCCAAGTGAGTCTTTGTAGCAAGTAATACCACACAGAAGCTCACCAAGGTGAGCACAGCATTCTCATGCATATCCCTAAACCACGAGAACAGGGACATGACAAAAAGTTGCCATTTCTCTACCACTGCCTGGCTTGAAGCCTGGAAGAGGGACCCACAGTTAATAGGCAATGGTAGATACCTAATTTGAAGAACAGTGCCAGAGTCACAGGCTGAGGATGCACTGGTTGTCTACTAACAAGTCCCTGCAGGGCTCCAAACCTGCAACAAAGTGAAGATTTCTATTCCATCCTCTTCTACCCGCCTGTCAGTGACACTGATGATTGTGCCCTTTTCCCTTGAAGCTTCATGTTAACGTAGCTTTCCATAAATATCTTTCTTGATCATTCATTCCTTGTCAGGTGGGTGAACTGAGAGAATCCTCCTTCTTCATGTGGGAGCAGAGAAAGATTTTCCACTGCAGTTTCTCATTTGCCGTGAAGCGAAGGCGGCACCTCCAGCTCCGTACTTCTTTTTTCTCCACAGTTCAGCACAAGGGCTCCCACCTATCCCCATACTACAGACCCCTCACAACCCAGACAGAGCCAAATCCCCTGTCTAATCCTTTGCACCCTTCTCTTGGCACTACTGCTCTTGCCCCACAGCCTACAGTGTGATGCCATCTTTGCCTCTAAGGCTATTCAGTGTATAAACCTTAAcagttgggttggtttttttttttcccttccatagGAGTCACAATCTTTTCTGCCTACACAGCCAAAATCTACCAAGGTCACCTTCACATCCCTCTGCTAACATGACCCCCTTTGCTGACTTCCTAACATGGACAGAAGTTCTCAGTTTCTGATGTACTGACAGACTTCAAGAGTCAGGAGGACTCTGGAGGTGACAAAGCGCCCTTTGCACCCATTCCCTACTGGAAGACTAGTGGCTTTGGCCAGCAGATTATAGCTGAGCCCAGGAAGCAGGACTAGGAGGCCAAGAGCAATGTGTAGTACAGCTGGAACCTCTCCAGCTCCTAGCAGTTTCTCTGATCTAGAGACCACACTGCTGCAATACCACATGAACTCAGCTCCAGCCTGCCTCCAAACCAGGCAGCTGCAAAGAAACTTTTGCTCTTGCCTAGGTCCTGCAGGGAGCAGATCCAAGCTCACCCCAGATAGAAGTTGAAATGCCTATATACGCCCAGCGCAGCAACTGCCAAGGAGTAAGGGGTCCACCTAGTGCAGTTAGAGCAGTACTGCCAGAACCACAGGCAGAGCAAGTCACACATGCAAGCTTCCCCATCAGCCCAGCCACGCTGCCGGTGACACTGGTGACCAGAAGCCTCATCCTCTGTATAGTCCCTGGGAGGAAGAGGCCGATTCTCTGAAAGGGGTGGCACTCCACATGGACAGCACTTGCTTGATATACTTCATCACTGTAGAGTGAGTGAAGGCAGGTGGAACCCAGCTAGGTCAGACAGACAGAGCATATTTACATTTATTAAGAACAGTAATCCAAGATGAAGGCTGTATGCTTACAGGGGCTGACGACAGGCTTTAGTTTAGGGAAAAAAGCCTTGGTAGCTGCTGGTTTGCTACCTCCCCAGAACTAGTGCTGCACTTTTTATTTCCCATAAAAGATCCTAAAAGAGACTTGACCAAAGTCAGACTGTGTGAAATGGATCAAGAACAGATGTGTACTTCCTGGTTCAGAAAGCAATGCCTCCTGCCAACTATCATTGCTCACTTATCCCAGCCGAAAGAAATTGAGGTTATTTAATGTCTTCCATCCACACAAGCTTTTAGGTCTTACACTTTTCAAAGTCAGCTCTGGCTGACATCACATTCGAGACCTGGGAGTGTAAGGGTAGGTCCAAAACATCCTGCAGGGGTTTAGACAAGTCTTTTAATCATATCCTTTTAGTCTCTTTTACAAAATGGGACAGTACAACATCCATTTCCCTCTGATAGAAACATAACTAGGTAGAACTTGGAAATGGAAAGGGCTAAACCAAAAGAGCTACTGCTCCAAATTCCGTCCATATTCCCCACATGACAAAGTCAGAGCAGATCACGTATGAACTCCTGTAATATCTGCAGATGAAACAAACTAGCTGGCTATCAAGTCTCTGAGCACTAGAAATCTATGTATGCACTACTGATTAGTTTAGAAAGGCATTTTGAAAACTTAACAACAAAAATGCCTGTGGCACAGAGTCTTAAAAGCTCATGGTTTGCCGTAAGCAGTTTCCTTGAGACGAAAGTCATACAGTGCTCCCACACTCACATGAAAGACTCGAGTCTTAGACAATTTGGTTATGATCAGATAAAACACAAGAGCTGGAACAAAAATAGCTTCCCCATCTCTCCTTTCACCCAGAAGCAGATGAATCACTTTGATTTAAAAGACATCTAGTGGCAGAtaaaaaactacagaaaacaacTAATCAAAAGGATGTTATTCTGGAAACTTCTAGATTTCCCACTCCATGGGAgtttcagagagaaaaggagctaTCTCATTCTTTCATCAAACCAGGCACAAGTTAGAGATTAAGCAGTGAAGCAAGTTATGGAAAAGATTCCCAGACAACCAAGTCAAAAGGACTTGAGGACCCTTAAGTAGTACTCCAGATCCGCCTCTGCCTGCGTCACCTGAACTTCCCTTCCTGCTGGCAAGGGAAGGCAGCAGACACACTATGAAACCCGAGAGTTTGTATGACCTAAAATTCCAAGTCAGGTTTAGGAATAGCCTAAAATAGCACTGGGGGATGGAAGGCTATGTTTTTTTTATATCTAgacaggctttttctttttttaaaaataaaaaaaacctattaaTTCTTCCTACCTCAACTTTTAGCTTCACTTACTCTGAACAAGTAAAAACTTTCATCCCAGGGACTGACAGCAAAACTACTGTAGGTTCCTGGGACTGAGAGAAGCCTGCTGGGTAAGAGAACAGCAAAGTACCTGGAAAAGCCCACTGTGAGCTGGGGAGCGGAGAGCCAGCAACACTGGGAGGTGTACAGGAGAGATACTCCAAGTCCCATTCAGCTGGAAGACAAGGGATATGCAACAGTAGCCTGAAAGAATCCAGATTCCACCCACATGGGACTGCACATGCAGTATCAATTCatctcaaagacttttttttttgtgtaagaattttcagtaaacacacacacacatatatacagcCATCTCTTGCAGAAACAAGCAGTTAAGTGATTCCACATTCAGAACAGGGTAGGCAAGTCAGCACCACCTGGCTGGTGGTTCACGAGGTGCTGAAGATGCTCCCATGCGCATGCTCATGGCTACTTCATGTTTCTGAAGAGAAGGCCAACAAGTCTTGGAGATAGGCTcagtgcagacacacacacagctAGAGTCATGTGTAACAGCTGTGTTACAGGGTAAGGGAGATGAGAAAAGATCAAGCAAAACCACTCTGAAGACTGCCAGGAAGTGCCTGAAGACAGTGTCCATCCAGGGGAAGTCCAGTCAGAATCTGACAGAGAAGGAAGTCCCACATGAGCAACCCTTCTCTGCCTGGgggttgctcaccacctggaaaGAGCTGCGAATCAGCTCCTGGCTGAAGTCCACCATGGAACCTTTCACGAAGGCCAGGCTGTCCACATCCACGACAACACGGGCACCACCTTGTTCAAAcaccctgcagaaaagcagcataTTTAACCATTATCTGTGCTGCAGACCTGACAGAGAAGCACAGCCTGAGCACCGTCCTTCTCACAGGCTTCTTCCCTTCAATATAAGATACTATCTTGTCACACATCCCCTTCTTGTCACCTTTGCAAAGAGCACCTGACCACCACTAACTACACCCCTTTGCCCTTGCCTGTCATCTGGATTGATAACTGTGTCCAATGAAAACTTGTACTGGAATCCAGAGCAGCCACCTCCTTCCACCTGCAGCCTGAGAAACTCCGCACCTTCTGTGAtctccagcagcctctgcaaagaggaagaggatTAAAAGACCCGCTGAACAAACTGGTCTCCTCTATATGCCCAGGGCAGGCCAGGCATTTTGGAAATCCCTCCCAGTGGCACCCGAGCTGCCTCCCCGGGTCCCTACCTTCACGCAGCTCTCGCTGAGGAAGACCTGCCCCTCGCTGGGGTCGCTCTCCGTCGGGCCCGGCTGGGAGAAGGACGATGCCCACCGCAGCGGGCGGCCAACTGCACGGGCAGGACCCGGCGGGGGCCTCGGCAGCGCTCGTCCTCGATACAGCGGAGCGGGACACCAGCTGCCtcggggagaggggagaaaatggGGACCCTCAGAGGAGTCCCCGCCGCGAGCAGCCGGCCCGACCCCGCGCTGGGCGGCGCGCCCGGCctccaccccctccaccccctgccGCACAGCGCAGACACTTAGTGCTCCCCAAGGGGACCGAGCAGGGCCACTGCGGAGTGGTACCTCGTCCAGCCGCCCAACGCCAACCTCCACCAGCGGCTCAACACCCCCGGCGCCGCCATACTGCCCCCCTGaaccccgcccccgcccgcccattggctggccgccgccgccgcttccggcGAGGGCCGCCATGGCGCCCGCCGAGGCGGAAGTGCTGAGCCTGGAGGTTGCTAGGCAACGCGCTGCCCGCCCCACCGGGCCGGCGGCGGTGGTGGTGGCCTCTCCACCGTGCGGGCCGACCCGACCCGGCCAGGCGGCGCGATGCGTCCCCAGAGGCATCGTCCCCCCGCGGGCAGAGCTTGGCTGCTGGCTCCGTAAAGCCACCAAAGCCACTGTATCTTTGCACAAAGGCACGAAACCACCGTTCATCCTTGGGGGCGTTTGCTATCGCAAGTAGCGATGCTCACAGAGATaaataaacagcaataaaacGATAAAGAGTAATAAATAACGCAGCGCTCTCCAGCAGAGCATGTTTGTCCTGGAATTAGCTGTGAGGGTTGTTTTATCCTGAGCAGAACCCAGAGACCCCGCGAGGGATCAGGGTGCTGTCGCGGGGGGGTGTTAGGCAAGCCAGGGAGCAAACACAGGGCCGTGCTGAAGGGTTTTTAGGGTTCTCTCTGATCCTGCCTTTTCTGGTTTGCTCTCCTTTATCAGGTGAGGGCTCAGCTCAGAAATCCCTGCAGAGGCCGGTTTTCCTTCAGGTGGGTGTTTATGGCCCTGGTGCCGTGGATGTGTGCTCAGCctccctcacaccccaccagccccccccacacccccaccgtccctcccctctactcctcGCTTCCCTCCTGCTGGAGCGGCCCCACGGCACCGGGCAGGCCCGGTAGCCTCCCCTATAGCTGCCTGAGGCAGGTTTCCCTTGGTGGTTTCACCTCCTCCAGATCATCTGACATGACAGCGATCTGGCCGGTCACTCACAGATGGCACCTGCAGTTAAGAAAGTCTttatctctttcttcctcatGTGCTTCTGGGGGAGGAATCCTGTTCCTCACCCCCGGCCAGGCCTGTGGAGAGTCACACAGTGGTATGGTGGAGAAAAACCAGTCATCCCAGCAGGAGGGGGTGATTTAACGTCAGGGGATCTCGGGACCCTGTGACGGTTTGCTTTCTCACCACCTCGTTCCAAGCAAGGCGATGCTTTTGCAACCACGTGCTTATGCTTATTTGTCCCACCCTGAGCATGTAAATAAAGACTGGTTTGGGCTGTTTACTTTTCCTTGCTCTTGGGTTAACTCTAACAATGTTAGGATAAAGCCAGGAAAGTATCACAGGCAGCGTCCCAGGGGGACTGATATTAATGCAGGTACCTGCAATGGTTGATGAATCCTCATCAGGCATACTGGaacatttaatgttttaaaaaaatatattggggTGTTTCTCCAGTTATTATCAATGTGGCATCCCAAAAGCAGATGACTTTGAAGTAGCAAATCAAGAACTCCTGGGACAAAAGGCAGGGGATCATGCCTGCTTTCCATATCGCACtagctttccttctttctcctgcagGGTGTATTACACTGATCCCACTGCATTTCCCCATGTTGTGACAGCATTCACTGTGAACACCTTTTGGAGAATGGATATAGCCCCCCAAATTAGACATTCTTACTTTCTAATTGCCTTCATTTTTACCAGTGTTAAGTGTCAAAAGTATGACAAGTACCTTCAAGGCACTTTGGGATGTTGCTCAGATGGTTACTGCAGTCTGAAAGAACGAGAAAGAGGCCATCTGGCCTCACTCAGAGTTAATTTAATCTAATTAATAATCCACTAGGCTGAGGAGTAACTCAGGTGCTGGGGGCAAATTTTTGAGGGGCTAGGAGAGGTGGGTGTAACTAAGAACAGCTACTTCTTTGCACTTTTTTCTTAGCAT
The sequence above is drawn from the Strix aluco isolate bStrAlu1 chromosome 4, bStrAlu1.hap1, whole genome shotgun sequence genome and encodes:
- the ISCA2 gene encoding iron-sulfur cluster assembly 2 homolog, mitochondrial; its protein translation is MAAPGVLSRWWRLALGGWTSWCPAPLYRGRALPRPPPGPARAVGRPLRWASSFSQPGPTESDPSEGQVFLSESCVKRLLEITEGAEFLRLQVEGGGCSGFQYKFSLDTVINPDDRVFEQGGARVVVDVDSLAFVKGSMVDFSQELIRSSFQVVSNPQAEKGCSCGTSFSVRF